The following are encoded together in the Humulus lupulus chromosome 5, drHumLupu1.1, whole genome shotgun sequence genome:
- the LOC133778626 gene encoding receptor-like protein 53: protein MKEQGTDLEKQAMETQLVKLCIEAACESRDSVEQWRKQKRTLERLPSHLADALLRRLLSRRLLYPSLLEIFRETVEEVDLRDQNYIDAEWMAYIGAFKCLRSLKVADCTRLNNSALWAITGMTRLKELDLSRCSKVNDAGFSHVLSISSLEKLSVSKTGLTAKGLKHLSSLRNLSLLDLGGLPANDMTLNSLKGLTKLQYLDLWGSEISDQGACVLQVLPSLSFLNLTWTNVRNLPNLLSLECLNMSNCTIESLLKGGGDKAPLTKLVISGATFVDDSEAFMHTEMSFLTYLDLSNSSLRTFHFLSRLNMLEHLNLSSTVVGDDEAEEIASIGENLRYLNLSKTKVSNTGIEILTGHAPKLEILYLSDTSVDDIAISYISLMPSLKDIDLSNTNIKGLIYQAGGPEMDPILSLQELQRLKNLKKLNLEGTQVRDAALYSVSSLLELTHLSLRDASLTDISLSYMSSLTKLTNLGIHDAVLTNSGLHSFQPPASLKMMDVMGCWLLTKDDIVSFCKTHPQIEVRHEHVHVVPSDQSCLNRPSPSRSTSKTTTQSRQQNRKIPMSPCFVDQRLKYSREELLGLQQFSSLSLAPSPRDGEASTIGNSPLD, encoded by the exons atgaaagaacaAGGTACCGACCTTGAGAAGCAAGCAATGGAGACCCAACTGGTAAAACTTTGCATTGAGGCGGCGTGTGAGAGCAGAGACAGCGTGGAGCAATGGCGGAAGCAGAAGCGAACTCTCGAGCGCCTACCTTCTCACCTCGCCGACGCTCTGCTTCGCCGCCTTCTCTCTCGTCGTCTCCTCTACCCTTCATTACTCGA AATTTTCAGAGAAACTGTGGAGGAGGTTGATCTCAGAGATCAAAACTACATCGATGCAGAATGGATGGCGTATATTGGAGCCTTTAAGTGTTTGCGTTCTTTGAAAGTTGCCGATTGCACTAGGCTCAACAACTCTGCTCTTTGGGCCATTACAG GGATGACGAGATTGAAGGAGTTGGATCTTTCTAGATGTTCTAAGGTCAATGATGCTGGTTTTAGTCATGTTTTATCGATTTCGAGTTTGGAGAAGTTATCTGTTTCGAAAACTGGTCTTACTGCTAAGGGACTCAAGCATCTTTCTTCGCTTAGGAACTTGTCTTTGTTGGACTTGGGTGGTTTGCCTGCCAATGATATGACATTGAACTCACTTAAG GGACTCACAAAACTACAGTACCTCGATCTTTGGGGAAGTGAAATATCAGACCAAGGGGCTTGTGTTCTTCAAGTGCTACCCAGTTTGAGTTTCTTGAATCTAACTTGGACCAATGTTAGGAACTTGCCAAACTTGTTGTCACTCGAGTGCCTGAACATGAGTAACTGTACAATTGAATCTCTACTTAAAGGGGGTGGTGATAAAGCTCCTTTAACTAAACTTGTTATCTCTGGTGCCACCTTTGTAGACGACTCTGAAGCCTTTATGCATACCGAAATGAGCTTTCTGACCTATCTTGATCTATCAAACTCGTCACTTCGCACATTCCACTTCTTATCTCGTCTGAACATGCTGGAACATTTGAATCTCAGCTCCACCGTGGTGGGAGATGACGAAGCTGAAGAGATCGCAAGTATAGGAGAAAATTTGAGGTATCTCAACCTTAGCAAGACGAAAGTGAGCAACACTGGAATAGAAATCTTAACTGGACATGCTCCCAAACTCGAAATATTATACTTATCTGATACATCAGTTGATGATATAGCCATCTCGTACATCAGCCTAATGCCCTCTCTGAAAGATATTGACTTGAGCAATACAaacattaaag GTCTCATTTACCAAGCTGGTGGCCCTGAGATGGATCCAATTTTGTCATTGCAAGAACTGCAAAGACTCAAGAATTTGAAAAAGTTGAATTTGGAGGGAACCCAAGTGAGGGATGCAGCTCTGTACTCTGTGTCAAGCTTGCTTGAGTTAACCCATTTATCACTCAGAGATGCATCTCTTACAGACATCTCTCTATCCTACATGTCATCTTTAACAAAATTAACAAATCTAGGCATACACGACGCTGTGCTTACAAACTCGGGGCTGCACTCATTTCAACCCCCAGCTTCGCTGAAAATGATGGATGTTATGGGCTGTTGGCTCTTGACTAAGGATGATATCGTTTCATTTTGTAAAACTCATCCTCAGATCGAAGTAAGACACGAACATGTTCATGTCGTTCCGTCAGACCAAAGCTGTTTGAACCGTCCATCTCCTTCCCGATCAACTTCCAAGACAACAACACAATCGCGTCAGCAGAATAGAAAGATACCCATGTCTCCTTGTTTTGTAG ATCAAAGGTTGAAGTACAGCAGGGAAGAGCTACTTGGGCTGCAGCAATTTTCATCTTTATCCCTTGCACCGTCTCCTCGCGATGGAGAAGCTTCGACGATTGGAAACTCGCCATTGGATTAG
- the LOC133778624 gene encoding SUN domain-containing protein 5, with the protein MKKPRNGSSLHVKCQSIYYDNNTNNNKRKSFYELSLSLVLSLWCLAFLYYSKLGLSHGNGGNLLHDNRSSIGTNLTSGQLSKQANSHVGNRTNKHKNEMLVEFNTSKSYNTTSSNQQNYSTPMYSVPEAEGLEVVWGVLEFRALVCKVQQVHEGKKTMEGEELQNGKVVHPTYLNLDEFRNMTKQEKGQDTPAAQLVNITHRRELDGAEYNYAAASKGAKVVAHNKEAKGPSNILEKDHDKYLRNPCSVAKKFVVIELAEQTLIDVVKIANFEHYSSNFKEFELSGSLSYPTEMWSELGRFVASNVKHAQTFKLPEPRWVRYLKLNLLSHYGSEFYCTLSLIEVYGVDAIERMLEDLVASAEPVPNKLSEPNSTAMPPSKAKSSSTDQKSVKVHNGNQNAGARLKNSDDAPKPAADVSKTKISVVTTNFPDPVMEVRQQPNGRVPSDSVLKILMQKVRSLELNLSVLENYIKEMNQRQNDVMPGLDKEISRISLLLEKSKREIKDLLGWKEITEKAVADLESWKTVVSTQLEVLARENNLLRIEIEKIVDVQASLESKELAVLAISLFFVCFAILKIISVQVLTLFRPSSQSDKVCRTSRGWVLILVSSSMTAFITLIYS; encoded by the exons ATGAAGAAGCCTCGAAATGGCTCATCTTTACATGTCAAATGCCAGAGCATCTACTACGACAATAATACCAACAACAACAAAAGAAAGAGCTTTTATGAGCTTTCTTTGTCTTTGGTCCTCTCCCTTTGGTGTCTTGCTTTTCTGTACTACTCTAAGCTTGGCCTTAGCCATGGCAATGgag GGAATCTACTTCATGATAACAGAAGTTCAATTGGTACTAATCTTACAAGTGGTCAGCTCAGCAAGCAGGCCAATTCCCATGTGGGAAATAGAACCAACAAACATAAAAATGAAATGCTTGTTGAGTTTAATACCTCTAAAAGCTATAACACCACCAGCAGCAACCAGCAGAATTATTCAACTCCAATGTACTCAGTTCCAGAAGCAGAAGGATTAGAAGTGGTTTGGGGTGTTTTGGAGTTTAGAGCTTTAGTGTGTAAAGTACAACAAGTACATGAAGGAAAGAAGACTATGGAAGGAGAAGAACTTCAGAATGGAAAAGTAGTTCATCCTACTTATCTCAATCTTGACGAGTTTCGAAACATGACAAAGCAGGAAAAAGGTCAGGACACTCCTGCTGCTCAGCTTGTTAACATCACTCACCGGCGTGAACTTGATGGGGCCGAGTACAACTATGCAGCTGCATCAAAGGGTGCAAAAGTGGTGGCTCATAACAAGGAAGCTAAAGGGCCAAGCAACATATTGGAAAAGGACCATGACAAGTATCTGAGAAATCCTTGTTCTGTGGCTAAAAAGTTTGTTGTGATTGAGCTTGCTGAACAGACTCTAATTGATGTTGTGAAAATTGCAAACTTTGAGCACTATTCTTCGAATTTCAAGGAGTTTGAATTGTCTGGCAGTTTAAGCTATCCAACCGAAATGTGGTCTGAATTGGGGCGCTTTGTAGCCTCTAATGTCAAGCATGCACAAACCTTTAAGCTTCCTGAGCCAAGATGGGTGAGATACCTGAAGTTAAATCTGCTGAGCCATTATGGATCAGAGTTTTACTGCACACTTAGTCTTATAGAGGTATATGGTGTTGATGCAATCGAGCGAATGCTTGAAGATCTAGTTGCTTCTGCAGAACCAGTTCCAAACAAGTTATCAGAGCCTAACTCAACTGCAATGCCTCCTTCAAAAGCAAAATCTAGTTCAACTGACCAAAAAAGTGTCAAAGTCCACAATGGGAACCAAAATGCTGGTGCAAGACTAAAAAACTCTGATGATGCACCAAAACCAGCTGCTGATGTGAGCAAGACTAAGATATCAGTAGTGACAACCAATTTTCCTGATCCTGTTATGGAAGTTAGACAGCAACCGAATGGTAGAGTTCCCAGTGACAGTGTTCTAAAGATTTTGATGCAGAAGGTGAGGTCACTTGAGCTGAACTTGTCTGTTCTAGAGAACTATATCAAAGAAATGAATCAGAGACAAAATGATGTTATGCCAGGACTTGACAAAGAGATATCCAGAATATCATTGCTTTTGGAAAAAAGCAAAAGAGAAATAAAAGACCTCTTGGGGTGGAAGGAGATTACG GAAAAAGCAGTCGCTGACCTTGAGTCATGGAAAACCGTTGTCTCAACTCAGCTGGAAGTTTTGGCAAGAGAAAATAACTTGTTGAG AATAGAAATAGAAAAGATTGTAGATGTTCAAGCAAGCCTGGAAAGCAAGGAACTTGCAGTCCTAGCCATCAGTCTTTTCTTCGTTTGTTTTGCGATTTTGAAGATAATTTCGGTACAAGTTTTGACACTTTTTAGACCCTCTTCTCAATCCGATAAAGTATGCAGAACAAGTAGAGGGTGGGTGTTGATCCTTGTGAGTAGCAGTATGACAGCGTTTATTACTTTGATCTATAGCTAG
- the LOC133778627 gene encoding uncharacterized protein LOC133778627 isoform X2 has translation MEMAVVSVPGPHHLPSFQFSYGTRLHGSRTLKIRPLKHPNFLSSSSSRCLASVVEEGPPPPPPADDSVAVQSNSAMEDGNKLSLSGCKACGREEVEKGCNGEGRIQGGIATFPGFGWWPIKAYRPCPGFVESGGRYKRTGQSMDEVAFGRSQREPPVNTSTEIKSS, from the exons ATGGAAATGGCGGTCGTCTCAGTTCCGGGACCTCATCACTTGCCATCGTTTCAATTCTCTTACGGTACACGGTTGCATGGCTCAAGAACTCTTAAGATTCGGCCATTAAAGCATCCCAACTttctatcttcttcttcttctcgttGCTTAGCTTCTGTAGTGGAAGAAGGCCCACCTCCTCCTCCGCCGGCTGATGATTCAGTAGCTGTTCAGTCAAATTCAGCCATGGAAGACGGTAACAAGCTCTCCCTGAG TGGCTGTAAGGCTTGTGGGAGAGAAGAAGTAGAGAAGGGCTGCAATGGTGAGGGAAGAATCCAAGGTGGAATTGCCACATTTCCAGGCTTTGGCTGGTGGCCAATAAAGGCTTACAGACCTTGTCCTGGATTTGTTGAATCTGGTGGCAGATATAAAAGAACTGGGCAAAGCATGGATGAAGTTGCCTTTGGAAGAAGCCAGAGAGAGCCCCCTGTGAACACTAGTACTGAGATTAAATCAAG TTAG
- the LOC133778627 gene encoding uncharacterized protein LOC133778627 isoform X1, whose translation MEMAVVSVPGPHHLPSFQFSYGTRLHGSRTLKIRPLKHPNFLSSSSSRCLASVVEEGPPPPPPADDSVAVQSNSAMEDGNKLSLSGCKACGREEVEKGCNGEGRIQGGIATFPGFGWWPIKAYRPCPGFVESGGRYKRTGQSMDEVAFGRSQREPPVNTSTEIKSRKKK comes from the exons ATGGAAATGGCGGTCGTCTCAGTTCCGGGACCTCATCACTTGCCATCGTTTCAATTCTCTTACGGTACACGGTTGCATGGCTCAAGAACTCTTAAGATTCGGCCATTAAAGCATCCCAACTttctatcttcttcttcttctcgttGCTTAGCTTCTGTAGTGGAAGAAGGCCCACCTCCTCCTCCGCCGGCTGATGATTCAGTAGCTGTTCAGTCAAATTCAGCCATGGAAGACGGTAACAAGCTCTCCCTGAG TGGCTGTAAGGCTTGTGGGAGAGAAGAAGTAGAGAAGGGCTGCAATGGTGAGGGAAGAATCCAAGGTGGAATTGCCACATTTCCAGGCTTTGGCTGGTGGCCAATAAAGGCTTACAGACCTTGTCCTGGATTTGTTGAATCTGGTGGCAGATATAAAAGAACTGGGCAAAGCATGGATGAAGTTGCCTTTGGAAGAAGCCAGAGAGAGCCCCCTGTGAACACTAGTACTGAGATTAAATCAAG GAAGAAAAAATAA
- the LOC133778625 gene encoding F-box protein SKIP8-like, translating into MEITSSFSQPFFVALLFTALCFVLALLTVRSFPHRRRTSHLDPKPVESNGGEGSLKAKNEKLCNCSCCCRSKGSSESETAPYLNGGGGTEMLENGAVLIERQTGASMMEQLVPEITTHALSYLDYPSLCRLSMTNSLMRKAANDDNAWKALYHKDFTLEQDSITPVNGWKAYYAATRAIVNINNDFFSIIRERSLTAMRCFWLNADYVKCVHASGELFSGYNAVIQSWQFAFNWDQGVNFQIRDVRARVLTDMAWVTMKTFVDVDTGPFNVTNVFEFHNGRWYMVHHHSSVMEGELEQQILHG; encoded by the exons ATGGAGATTACCTCTAGTTTCTCTCAACCCTTTTTTGTAGCTCTACTCTTCACTGCGCTCTGCTTTGTCCTCGCCCTCCTCACCGTCCGATCGTTCCCGCACCGCCGCCGCACTTCTCATCTCGACCCAAAACCAGTTGAATCGAACGGCGGAGAAGGAAGCTTGAAAGCGAAAAACGAGAAACTCTGCAACTGTAGCTGTTGCTGTCGCAGTAAAGGCAGTTCTGAGTCCGAAACGGCGCCGTATTTGAATGGTGGCGGTGGTACGGAGATGTTGGAGAACGGAGCGGTTTTGATTGAGAGACAGACTGGCGCTTCGATGATGGAGCAGTTGGTTCCGGAGATTACAACGCATGCGCTTAGCTACTTGGACTACCCTAGCCTCTGTCGTCTTTCGATGACTAATTCTTTGATGCGGAAGGCTGCGAACGATGATAATGCCTGGAAGGCTCTCTATCACAAG GATTTTACATTGGAACAGGATAGTATAACACCAGTGAATGGGTGGAAAGCCTACTATGCTGCTACAAGGGCAATTGTGAATATAAACAATGATTTCTTTAGCATCATTAGAGAAAGGTCTCTTACAGCAATGAGATGTTTTTGGCTGAATGCAGATTACGTGAAATGTGTTCATGCCTCGGGAGAACTCTTTTCAGG GTATAATGCTGTGATACAAAGTTGGCAGTTTGCCTTTAATTGGGATCAAGGAGTCAACTTTCAGATTAGGGATGTTCGAGCTCGGGTACTTACAGACATGGCTTGGGTTACCATGAAAACATTCGTTGATGTGGACACCGGCCCTTTTAATGTGACTAATGTCTTCGAGTTCCATAACGGACGATGGTATATGGTGCATCATCACAGCTCTGTAATGGAAGGAGAATTGGAGCAACAGATTCTCCATGGGTAA